The following coding sequences lie in one Apium graveolens cultivar Ventura chromosome 3, ASM990537v1, whole genome shotgun sequence genomic window:
- the LOC141711370 gene encoding uncharacterized protein LOC141711370 yields MDENAKTPEKGFITEEDISVVLQRYSATTILALLQEVAQAPCEKYDWNAMVKKSNTGITNAREYQMLWRHLAYRSSLVEKLDNEEAEPLDDDSDLECELEALPTVTPKASAEAGACVKVLIASGMPSNSTLPNGSTVEAPLTISLPNGQSARPPPENLQPSRFVHGTNITVPVSVQKEQLPAVTPATAAEGLDSGNLPPRRKRKPWSDAEDMELIAAVKKFGEGNWANILKGDFKSERSASQLSQRWNIIRKRKGSSSLGGKGNSSSGSKGNSNLGGKSNSNLGGSSQLSEAQLAARRAMSIALNMPFSDKLKASSSCGGTTSMHHPAPKTSTSIKNEPEPRPECDLRPNSTQRPEMFLPPSKVDSVTPTPAQRSGTLGSNVTGAPQRSFILGLSSKSLLNLNTLPTKPSSDEMVKATAVAAGARIVTPSDAVSLLKTSGNSLPSNVHYIRTGLATTLSSYSSAPPNDSRLKPTGAAFHGNHPRQTGPKLNVASQPTKVATSGLVIEVETKFLEGMIPNSADALRYDNCGDEHVDMDICKENSANKKTNEQVLMDADENLGVKQEVSWR; encoded by the exons ATGGATGAGAATGCGAAGACACCTGAAAAAGGATTTATCACCGAAGAAGACATCTCCGTCGTCTTACAAAG GTATTCAGCAACGACGATTCTAGCATTACTTCAGGAGGTAGCTCAAGCTCCGTGTGAGAAATATGATTGGAATGCGATGGTGAAGAAGTCGAATACTGGCATAACAAATGCCAGGGAGTACCAGATGTTGTGGCGACATTTGGCTTATCGATCGTCATTGGTTGAAAAACTCGATAATGAGGAGGCTGAACCTCTT GATGATGACAGTGATCTGGAGTGTGAATTGGAAGCTCTGCCAACTGTTACGCCCAAAGCTTCCGCCGAGGCTGGAGCATGTGTAAAG GTACTTATTGCTTCTGGTATGCCAAGTAACTCTACTCTACCAAATGGTTCTACAGTTGAGGCTCCATTGACTATAAGCCTACCTAATGGACAATCAGCAAGACCTCCCCCAGAAAATTTACAGCCGTCAAGATTTGTCCACGGAACAAATATTACAGTTCCAGTTTCTGTTCAAAAAGAGCAACTGCCTGCAGTTACACCTGCCACAGCTGCTGAAGGATTGGATAGTGGGAACCTCCCTCCTCGAAGAAAAAGAAAACCATGGTCTGATGCAGAGGACATGGAATTGATTGCTGCTGTAAAAAAATTTGGTGAAGGTAACTGGGCAAATATATTAAAAGGGGACTTCAAGAGTGAAAGATCGGCTTCACAACTATCTCAG AGGTGGAACATTATTAGGAAACGCAAGGGTAGCTCAAGTTTGGGAGGCAAGGGAAACTCAAGTTCGGGAAGCAAGGGCAACTCAAATTTAGGAGGCAAGAGCAACTCAAATTTAGGAGGCAGCTCACAACTCTCCGAGGCTCAACTAGCAGCTCGTCGGGCAATGTCTATAGCCCTCAATATGCCTTTTTCAGATAAGTTGAAGGCCTCTTCCTCCTGTG GGGGGACAACTAGTATGCATCATCCTGCTCCCAAAACTTCTACAAGCATTAAAAACGAACCTGAACCTCGACCTGAATGTGATTTGCGCCCAAACTCAACACAGCGGCCTGAAATGTTTCTCCCCCCGTCTAAGGTGGACTCGGTCACACCAACGCCAGCACAACGATCTGGGACATTGGGGTCTAATGTGACAGGAGCACCGCAACGGTCTTTTATACTGGGTCTTTCATCCAAATCTTTGCTTAACTTGAACACTCTTCCAACCAAACCCTCATCCGATGAGATGGTAAAAGCTACCGCGGTTGCCGCAGGGGCTCGGATTGTCACTCCTTCTGACGCAGTGTCATTGTTAAAAACTAGTGGAAACTCATTGCCTAGTAATGTGCACTACATTCGCACTGGTTTAGCAACTACACTTTCTTCATATTCTAGTGCTCCACCAAATGACTCACGATTGAAACCTACTGGAGCAGCTTTTCATGGTAATCATCCGAGGCAAACTGGTCCTAAATTGAATGTGGCATCTCAACCAACTAAAGTTGCCACCTCCGGCCTTGTGATTGAGGTCGAGACCAAATTTTTGGAAGGCATGATTCCTAACTCGGCGGATGCACTAAGATATGATAATTGCGGGGATGAACATGTAGATATGGATATTTGCAAGGAAAATAGCGCGAACAAGAAAACTAATGAACAAGTACTGATGGATGCTGATGAGAATCTTGGTGTGAAACAAGAGGTTAGTTGGAGGTGA